From Paenibacillus sp. FSL H8-0537:
CCAGCCAGAACAGGGGGAAAAGCAGGAATGAGAGAGGATAGGATACGATTTTTATACATTTCAGAAATTGTTATATTGAGGAGCAGCAGGGCCAAATGTTACGCTCGAAATCGATTCGGAAAACAAAATAACGAAACGATGGGAGTAGACTCAACTTGAAAAAGAATTCTACCAAAAAGGTCGTATCTGTTGCATTGGGCCTCTTACTGCTTTCCAATTCCGTAGTGGGGAATGCTGCAACCGCAGCATCAAACGGAGCTTCAATTGAACTGCCGCCGACTCCGGCATGGGGACATTTTGTAGACAGCTACAAAAACAATGTTCCTGTCAATCAGTCTGTATATGCCAACCCGGTCATTGGCGTATTGTCAGGGTTTCAGGAGCTCTGGGAGCCTGGGACTTCATGGGACAATGGCACAAAGCGCAACAGCAGCGTACTGGACTACAACATTCAATATGTAGCGAACATTGCTGCTACGCGTACAGCGGAGGATGAAAAGCTCGCTTATTACGTTGATCGAACGAATCAATCGTATGGAGCGACTGAAGGTCTTGGTGCTCTGACTGATGTGTATCGAGCCAAATCGGGAACCTTTACGACCATTACGAGTATTCCGAGCGATGCTACCACAGTTAAATACAACGATGGCAATGACTCCAACAAAGCGGGAGATTCCAATTCCGAGCTTGGCAAAATGGTGGATTTGATTGGAGCCCTGCGCGGCAACTCCGCCTCCGGCAACCCTGCTAAAAGCTTCTACAGCTATATGCGTCCTTACCGCTGGGCAAATGACATTACGATGATTGTTCCTACGCTAGTACCTGCAAGGAGTGCAACGCCAGCTACGGACGGCGGCTTCCCGAGCGGTCACACGAATGCTTCTTATCTGGCTTCTTATGCTCTTGCCTATGCGGTGCCTGAACGGTTCCAAGAGCTGCTGACCCGCGCCTCGGAGATGGAGAACAGCCGAATTATTGCAGGCATGCATTCTCCGCTTGATGTTATTGGCGGACGTGTTATGGCAACGGCGCTAGCGGCGGCTGCCTTGTCTGACCCAGACCATGCGGCACTCAAGCAGGGTGCTTATGATCAAGCGCATGCCCTTCTATTGACGGAAACAGGAACAGCGGAAGACCGTTTTACGGATTATGAGAAAAATAAAGCGCAATTTACCGAGCGTTTGACCTACGGCTTCGATCAGATCCATTCGACAACCGAGCCGATGGTTGTGCCTAAAGGGGCAGAAGTGCTGATGGAAACGCGCCAGCCTTATTTGACGGATGAACAGCGCCGTGCCGTTTTGGCGACTACAGGCATTTCTTCTGGCTATCCGGTGCTGGATGATCCGGAAGGCTGGGGACGTCTTAATCTTTTTGTCGCAGCAGATGGCTATGGCGCATTTGACGGTGATGTAACGGTGACGATGGATGCCAGCAAGGGCGGCTTCCATGCAGCGGACAGCTGGAAGAATGACATTGCTGGTGCTGGCAAGCTGACGAAGGAAGGAAGCGGCGCCTTGAAGCTTCTCGGTACCAACACGTATTCCGGAGGTACTCAGATTAATGCGGGTAAGCTGGAGAGCGGTTCGGCAACAGCTCTTGGAAACGGCGATGTCGTGAATAACGGCGGAACGCTTACGGAGAATGTAGCTGGAAAAATGACGATTGGCGGAAATTTCACGCAAGCTGCGAGCGGTACGCTTGAGCTTAACGTTGCGAGCGCTAGTGATGTGCTTGAAATTAAAGGCGCGGTAAAAACAAACGGGAAATTGCAGGTGAATTTTCCAAGCAGCTACGTGCCAAGCAATGGCTCAGTCACACTTGTGAGCTACGGTGCTAATCAGCAAAACGGACAGTTCACATCGGTCGAAATCAGCGGGGTGCCGAGCCAGTATAATGCTCAGGTCGTTTATCAAGCCGATAAAATCTCGCTGGAAATTACGAATAAATCGAGTTCGGGAGGCTCTGGTGGTTCTGGAGGCTCGGGTAATTCGTCAACGCCTTCACCAACACCTGCTCCAACGCCTACTCCAGCTAACCCTGTAGATCAGAATTCTGGTGTAACGGTGACAGCAAAGGCAGACGCTAATGGAAATGCAGAGGCTGTCATTGAAGATGCTCAGATTAAAACCGTAGTGGAGCAGGCTCAGGCAAAAGAAGCGGGATCGAGAATCGTCACGCTGACCGTTGAATCGGCAGATCATGCAAAATCAGTCGGCATCTCGCTATCCAAAGCCGCTGTTGCCAATCTGTCTGCTGGCAAAGTGGATAAAGTGGTCGTGGTGACACCATTCGGCACCCTTACGATTCAATCAACTACGCTGAATGCAATTGGAAAGGCAGCAGGCAATAACATTCATGTCAAGGTCACACAAAGCGAAGCAGATACGCTTACACCGGAAGCCAAAAGTGTAGTAGGCACAAGACCAGTGCTGGATATTGCAATTGAATCCGGAACATCGAGTCTTTCTACCTTTGGCGGCAGCAGCATTCAAATTGATATTCCTTATACACCTGCACAGGGCGAGGATACAAGCGCTATTGTTGCTTATTATATCGATAATGACGGGAAGCCTAGCATCATGAGCAATTCCAGCTACAGCAATGGCAAGGTTACTTTCGTAACGAACCATCTCAGCCATTACGCTGTTGGCTACAATAAGATCAGCTTTAGCGATACAAACAGCCATTGGGGAGCTTCATTCATCTCCTATTTAGCTGCCCGTGATATGATTGAAGGCAGCGGCGGCAATCAGTTTGCACCGAATAAGAACATTACGAGAGCAGAATTTGCTAAAATACTGGCTGATATTGCAGGCGCAGATGTGTCTGGAAATACGACCTCCGCATTCGGAGAT
This genomic window contains:
- a CDS encoding S-layer homology domain-containing protein; translation: MKKNSTKKVVSVALGLLLLSNSVVGNAATAASNGASIELPPTPAWGHFVDSYKNNVPVNQSVYANPVIGVLSGFQELWEPGTSWDNGTKRNSSVLDYNIQYVANIAATRTAEDEKLAYYVDRTNQSYGATEGLGALTDVYRAKSGTFTTITSIPSDATTVKYNDGNDSNKAGDSNSELGKMVDLIGALRGNSASGNPAKSFYSYMRPYRWANDITMIVPTLVPARSATPATDGGFPSGHTNASYLASYALAYAVPERFQELLTRASEMENSRIIAGMHSPLDVIGGRVMATALAAAALSDPDHAALKQGAYDQAHALLLTETGTAEDRFTDYEKNKAQFTERLTYGFDQIHSTTEPMVVPKGAEVLMETRQPYLTDEQRRAVLATTGISSGYPVLDDPEGWGRLNLFVAADGYGAFDGDVTVTMDASKGGFHAADSWKNDIAGAGKLTKEGSGALKLLGTNTYSGGTQINAGKLESGSATALGNGDVVNNGGTLTENVAGKMTIGGNFTQAASGTLELNVASASDVLEIKGAVKTNGKLQVNFPSSYVPSNGSVTLVSYGANQQNGQFTSVEISGVPSQYNAQVVYQADKISLEITNKSSSGGSGGSGGSGNSSTPSPTPAPTPTPANPVDQNSGVTVTAKADANGNAEAVIEDAQIKTVVEQAQAKEAGSRIVTLTVESADHAKSVGISLSKAAVANLSAGKVDKVVVVTPFGTLTIQSTTLNAIGKAAGNNIHVKVTQSEADTLTPEAKSVVGTRPVLDIAIESGTSSLSTFGGSSIQIDIPYTPAQGEDTSAIVAYYIDNDGKPSIMSNSSYSNGKVTFVTNHLSHYAVGYNKISFSDTNSHWGASFISYLAARDMIEGSGGNQFAPNKNITRAEFAKILADIAGADVSGNTTSAFGDVKAGDWYLPYVAWAAEHAIVQGTSSSTFKPNEPISREEMAVMLKRFTDQAGFTLPKSASGVAFADQSSISSWATDAIVSLQQAEIISGKGGNAFDPKGGATRAEAAKMLAVLHQSMNKQ